In the Canis lupus dingo isolate Sandy chromosome 36, ASM325472v2, whole genome shotgun sequence genome, one interval contains:
- the ZNF804A gene encoding zinc finger protein 804A, with translation MECYYIVISSTRLRNGHFRNIKGVFRGPLSKNGTKTLDYAEKENTIAKALEDLKANFYCELCDKQYYKHQEFDNHINSYDHAHKQRLKELKQREFARNVASKSRKDERKQEKALQRLHKLAELRKETVCAPGSGPMFKSTTVTVKENCSEISQRVVVDPVNNQEDFKYTLIHSEETTKDVTTVAADPESANNHTAKNNQRGDQAQGIHRHKIGFSFAFPKKASVKLESSAAAFSEYNDDASVEKGFSRKSRFVPGACHLQLSSPTDVLLSSEEKANSFHPPEGTCADKESAQTQEMKEVSSEKDTFLLPSLCQFPRPLSSDVDNCQNSVPLADQIPLEDAVINEDVPMSDNGSGVSGRKSTGLDLASDGASLQATTEENGKDRGASVVEGANKDYGPEMMSTPSNSEEENITLHKKSDLGKRPCEPFVPVLNKDGSTVLQWPSEMLSYTATQPPVSYSCNPLCFDFKATKLNSNLDKNKLPSTDPPFQQKAEDICKRPVSESKSVSPAGHAGLPDGDVGGAGHECSRVAPLLVDDTPSNSCRSGKNETPGQRKRSVSCRIRKTKKYKLTRNQVEQDTLDEKYTTTRSKGTHEHWFRKSRRKKKRKKLCQRHRGEKTKEPEIHFKVESGSTYTDPTGKNPPETSWGQRQVAAGQPSDSHQLPGKRPKPWSPSFSDKEGVGRAAGAGCPSREARSSRHQCARDAVALDVASSPGARAGRRSPATCGAPCGWRPGPPTCDPLPRGQAPPGPHSQAVKRGYHSLLSEPERPHRKRRPHSSYSSDESLSRRPSRSPEEMLRAPRASGPRKPKRKRRRKRGSRFHVGSEAPDLREEGGSPSRGDSPLGPRDEAVSEASNGETKPQGGAGAARRAERAGAAGAAGAVRAAGAACIAGAAGTASAAGTARAASIAGAVRASGAASIAGAAGALGAAGTSGAAGIAGAAHAAGAASIAGAAGAPVAAGTAGAAEARPASPPGGPLPPEARGCPEQVPTGAAPAGPALASPELAAVYAAGAPSEAALGLAPVGRRGRGAGRSAPGERSPLQAPGGGGGGGGCRQRPPGRLPAGILGAQDGPPVAAAEPVLAPLAWPEAALLVPVEPLRKLRRLPCELGPHLAPGLLAAKVKLAPAGPPPALGPLHAAPFKALPPPPGPGLARPPLPLVALGLPPLAAPPLPVLPASALPAPLACPALPRALFPSLLPPHAAVIPLQPLF, from the exons AGGCTCAAAGAACTGAAACAAAGGGAATTTGCTCGAAATGTAGCATCTAAATCcaggaaagatgaaagaaaacaggaaaaggcaCTCCAACGCCTGCACAAGCTGGCCGAGCTAAGAAAGGAAACTGTGTG CGCTCCTGGAAGTGGCCCCATGTTCAAGTCAACAACTGTTACTGTGAAAGAAAATTGTAGTGAGATTTCCCAAAGAGTTGTCGTGGATCCGGTTAATAACCAGGAAGATTTCAAATACACTCTGATTCATAGTGAAGAGACTACTAAAGATGTTACCACCGTCGCTGCAGATCCAGAAAGTGCGAATAATCATACAGCAAAAAATAACCAACGTGGGGATCAAGCCCAAGGAATTCACAGACACAAAATTGGCTTTTCTTTCGCATTTCCGAAGAAAGCGTCCGTAAAGCTGGAGTCCTCAGCTGCAGCCTTCTCTGAATACAATGATGATGCCTCTGTGGAAAAAGGATTTAGCAGAAAAAGTAGATTTGTCCCTGGTGCCTGTCATCTTCAACTATCTTCACCAACAGATGTGCTTTTGAGTTCTGAGGAGAAAGCTAACTCTTTCCATCCACCAGAAGGAACGTGTGCGGACAAAGAAAGTGCTCAAACTCAAGAGATGAAAGAAGTTTCTAGTgagaaagatacatttttattacctTCACTTTGCCAGTTTCCACGCCCTTTATCTTCTGATGTAGATAACTGCCAAAACTCAGTCCCATTGGCAGATCAAATACCCCTGGAAGATGCTGTTATTAATGAAGACGTGCCTATGAGCGATAACGGTTCCGGGGTGTCAGGAAGGAAGTCCACAGGCCTTGACTTAGCGAGTGATGGTGCGTCCTTGCAGGCTACCACAGAGGAAAATGGTAAGGACAGGGGGGCGTCTGTAGTTGAAGGTGCGAATAAAGATTATGGTCCTGAGATGATGTCGACCCCTTCAAATTCTGAAGAGGAAAACATAACCTTACATAAAAAATCAGATTTAGGGAAGAGACCGTGTGAGCCGTTCGTACCCGTACTCAACAAGGACGGGTCCACAGTCCTTCAGTGGCCATCAGAGATGCTGAGTTACacagccactcagccacccgTGTCCTACAGCTGCAATCCTCTCTGTTTTGACTTCAAGGCCACCAAATTAAACAGCAACCTAGATAAAAATAAGCTGCCCTCGACTGACCCTCCTTTCCAGCAGAAGGCAGAAGACATTTGCAAGAGACCGGTTTCCGAAAGCAAGAGCGTGTCTCCGGCAGGACATGCAGGACTCCCTGATGGTGACGTCGGAGGGGCCGGACATGAGTGCTCCCGAGTCGCTCCTCTTTTGGTCGATGACACTCCCTCCAATAGCTGCAGATCTGGGAAAAATGAGACTCCgggtcagaggaagagaagtGTTTCCTGTaggatcagaaaaacaaaaaaatacaagctCACCAGGAACCAGGTGGAACAGGACACTCTGGACGAGAAATACACCACCACAAGGTCGAAGGGTACCCACGAACACTGGTTCCgtaaaagcagaaggaagaagaagaggaaaaagttgTGCCAGCGTCACCGCGGGGAGAAAACCAAAGAACCAGAAATTCACTTCAAGGTGGAATCGGGAAGTACTTACACTGACCCCACTGGGAAAAATCCGCCGGAAACCAGTTGGGGACAGCGGCAGGTGGCTGCAGGGCAGCCCTCGGACTCCCATCAGTTACCTGGGAAAAGGCCCAAGCCCTGGTCCCCGAGCTTCAGCGACAAGGAGGGCGTGGGTCGAGCCGCGGGCGCCGGATGCCCCAGCAGGGAGGCCCGCAGCTCCAGGCATCAGTGCGCAAGGGACGCGGTGGCCCTGGACGTGGCATCCAGTCCCGGGGCGCGCGCGGGGAGGCGCAGCCCAGCCACCTGCGGGGCGCCCTGCGGCTGGAGGCCCGGGCCGCCCACCTGTGACCCGCTCCCCAGGGGCCAggcgccccccggcccccacaGCCAGGCCGTCAAGAGGGGCTACCACTCCCTCCTCAGCGAGCCCGAGCGGCCCCACCGAAAGCGCAGGCCACACTCCTCTTACTCCTCGGACGAAAGCTTAAGTCGACGACCCAGTCGCTCGCCCGAGGAGATGCTGAGAGCGCCCCGCGCCTCGGGCCCCCGGAAACCCAAGAGGAAGCGCCGGAGGAAAAGAGGCAGCAGGTTCCACGTGGGGTCGGAGGCTCCCGACCTGCGGGAGGAAGGGGGGTCTCCCAGCAGAGGCGATTCCCCCTTAGGCCCCCGGGATGAGGCCGTAAGCGAAGCCTCAAACGGGGAAACTAAGCCACAGGGCGGTGCGGGAGCTGCGCGGAGGGCAGAGCGCGCGGGGGCAGCGGGTGCAGCGGGGGCAGTGCGTGCAGCAGGTGCAGCGTGTATAGCAGGTGCAGCGGGTACAGCAAGTGCAGCAGGTACAGCGCGTGCAGCCAGTATAGCAGGTGCAGTGCGTGCATCAGGTGCAGCGAGTATAGCGGGTGCAGCGGGTGCATTGGGTGCAGCAGGTACATCGGGTGCAGCGGGTATAGCGGGTGCAGCGCATGCAGCAGGTGCAGCGAGTATAGCAGGTGCAGCAGGTGCACCGGTTGCAGCGGGTACAGCAGGTGCAGCAGAGGCCCGGCCCGCTTCGCCCCCCGGCGGCCCGCTGCCTCCCGAGGCCAGGGGGTGCCCCGAGCAGGTGCCGACGGGGGCCGCCCCCGCGGGACCTGCGCTCGCCTCCCCCGAGCTCGCCGCGGTCTACGCCGCCGGCGCCCCCTCGGAAGCCGCGCTGGGCCTCGCGCCGGTGGGACGCCGcggcaggggggcggggcggagcgccCCGGGCGAGCGCAGCCCCCTCCAggcgcccggcggcggcggcggcggcggcggctgcagaCAGCGTCCCCCGGGCCGGCTCCCCGCGGGCATCCTGGGCGCGCAGGACGGGCCCCCGGTGGCGGCCGCCGAGCCGGTCCTGGCGCCCCTGGCGTGGCCGGAGGCGGCGCTGCTGGTGCCGGTGGAGCCGCTGCGGAAGCTGCGCCGCCTGCCCTGCGAGCTGGGCCCGCACCTGGCGCCCGGGCTGCTGGCGGCCAAGGTGAAGCTGGCGCCGGCCGGGCCGCCCCCGGCGCTGGGCCCCCTGCACGCCGCGCCCTTCAAGGCGctgccgcccccgcccggcccgggccTCGCCAGGCCGCCCCTGCCGCTCGTCGCCCTGGGCCTCCCGCCGCTGGCCGCGCCGCCCCTGCCCGTGCTCCCGGCCTCGGCGCTGCCCGCCCCGCTGGcctgcccggccctgccccgcgcgctcttcccctccctgctgcccccgcACGCGGCCGTCATCCCGCTGCAGCCGCTCTTCTAG